In the genome of Candidatus Poribacteria bacterium, the window GACGACATCCGCATCGTCGAGGTGTGGAACGGTTTGGTGTCCACTTTGCGTCAAGATGCCTGCCATCAGTTCGCTGTCGCTGACGTTCATCTGGCACCCGTAGGTCTCAATATAGACACGACGGGCGTGTGTTGGTGCTACACGCGAAGTTCTTCCATCCTGCGATACTTGCGGCGGTGGATGCGGTGCGTCTGCGCCTTCACTTTTATTATAGAGTGGGAAAAGCGTATCGTTTTTCATAAATCGTTATATACTCGTTTATTCTATTCCTCTCCAGAAGTTTGTAAACTTTTGAGTGCTGCGAGTGCTTTTGCGAGTTCAGCTTCCGCTTCTTGTCGAGCGCGGGCTTCTACTGTCGCACGTGTTTCCGCTTCCTGTCGGGCGCGGGCTTCTGCCGTCGCACGCGCTTCCGCCTTATCTACGCGATCCCAAGAGGGTTCCAACAACGCCCCCAGCACAGGATTATATAACCGCAGCAGACCATCACGCGCCTCCAACGCTAAACGCAATGTCTCACTCAAGAGCCTTCCCTCGACAAACTCCATCTCTTCATAGACATCATCAACTAACCGAAACCCTATGAAATCGGGATCAATCTCACCATAGGGATCATAGATAAAGTACTCTTTAACACGTAAGATATTCTGATAAAGTTCCTTCTTCTCGGTAAAATCCCGACGAAAAGTGCTTGGACTCGCAAGTTCCAATACAAAATCAAGGGTCGGCGGCTGTTCCCATGTTTTATAGACCCGGAGTTCTTTTTTAGACAAACCCCGGACCATGAACACATCCGGAGACACACTTTTTCGAGGATTGCCTTCTTCATAATAGAGCAGTAAATTTCCGGACACGTGGACATCCGGGACGTGCTGGAAATGCTGGTCCAAGATATCTATAACGTCTATCATAACCTTTCGATGTTTTTCAGTTTCTGCCATCGGTTCACCGTCTGATTCGGGATAGACGAGTGTAGGGGCAAAGCCTATTTTTTCTTTCATCGCGCTATCTCCCTGAAAGGCACCTCTGTAAACTCCGTGAGGACGGAGGCGATCGCCGGCTTAATCTACGTCGCGTAAATGTATGGATTCGCAAAATGCGCCGAGTTTCTACCCTCTTTATTCTACCGGATTCACTCCATTATACCCACTCACCCAATGTAATCTTGATGGTATTTCCAGACATCGACTGTAAAGAGATCGCCTATATACGCCAAGACACGGTATCTTAGCGTGCGCGTCACTCCGATATTTACTTTGAACGGAACCGCCTGTGCGAAGAGGAATCCGAACGACGCGTCCTCTGCGAGAAACGTCGTTTCACCGTTTGTTGGATGCGGAAAGATACCGACCCCAACGACACTCTGTTCAGTAGCCGTGACGCCGGAGAGCGTTCCCCACACAGACCGCTTCCCATTCACTGCCAATTCGCCGATCCGTCCGTTTGCATCCGCGGCTTTGCGGTACTCCATCTCAACCGTCTGACATCCAAGTCCGATGTTACCGGCAAATTCAAGCGAAGTCGTAGGTGCGTACAACGAGATCGTGATGTCCAGCACTTGGACTTCGGTTTGCGGCGGATGAACATCCGTGGTGCAAGTTTCTATGAGCAGCGGTTCCGATGCGTTCCACGTCGTGACGATTGTGAACCCTTCGGGAGTCTCCTTCTTTGAGGGTACTCTTTCTCGGGTCAGTGTGTTCGGGTCGAGTTGCTCACCGTTGATGGTTCCCAATGTGAAACAGATCCCTGGTGGATACTGTCCTTGGGTGTATTCTCCGTCGGTTACCACCTGTCCATCCGGTGCGTAAAGCGGATGAAAATAGGGTGGACTTCCCGAATCGCCATAACAGTAAGTCAGTATCGGGGTGCTGTCTTTCGTAATGGATAATTCGTTTTTGTTAATTTCGTGTATCATAATTTCTTTTATGGAATTATACCACGCGTTTTTAGATAATGCAAGTGTGATTTAGCAGTCGGCAATCAGTTGTCAGGTGTCGGGAATCGGAGTCCCCCCTACAAGGAGTAAAGTTGGTTTGTTATTTGGCTTTAAAATAGGGTATGATTTAATATAGAAAAATGATTCGAAAGGAGACTTTCCTATATGCGACCTGTTATCGGAATCACGTTTGTTGAAAATATTGAGGACGACCCTTCTAACAATTATATTAAAGCCGTTAAAGAGTTCGGTGGCATACCTCGTACACTGTACCCTGGTATATCAGAAGATGCTTACGCTGACATCGATGGTCTTTTGCTAACAGGGGGTGGCGATATTCATCCAGACAATTTTGATGCCGAATGGCACCCAACTTTATATAATGTTGACGAAGATCGTGATGCTTTGGAAATACCGATCTGTCAAGAGACAATAGCCGCCGACCTTCCGGTTTTTGGTATCTGTCGCGGTATTCAAATTATGAGTGTGGCAATGGGTGGGAGTCTATACCAAGATATCCCCTCAGAATTTCCAAAAGAGGCTTCATGCCAATCACAAATAAAGGGTGTGGATTCTCGGCACACGATTGAGATTGAACCGAACAGTCGGCTCAACCGAATCACCGGTAAACGCACAGATGAAGTCAATTCCGCCCATCATCAAGCCGTGAGAGAGAAAGGTGAAGGATTTGAGGTGACAGCACGGACGAAGGAAGGGATCATCGAGGCAATGGAGAATCGATCAAAACGGTTTGTGCTGGGTGTGCAGTACCACCCAGAGCGGATGCTCGAAACCACCGATTTTCTGGAACACAGGCGCAAATTATTTGAAGCGTTTATTGAGGCGGCTTCGAAACAGTAATCAGTTTTCAGTTGTCGGTAGACGAGGTTTTGTCTGTCTGAATCAGGATAACCCGCGATATCCCCCTTATCAAGAGGGCAGGATTAGAGGATTCACAGGCTGTGTTGGGGTCAGCAATCATCAGAAGGGCGAGGTTAGGAAACCTCGCCAGCGATGGGCGTGAGGTGTCTTCTAAAAATTGGCGACTAAGGAGACGCGGTGGGTTAATCCGAGAACGCCGAACGGGATGAGGGCATAGTCGATTTGGAAGCGGAGGAACGTCAACCCAAAACCACCCGTGAGTCCTGAAATCGCGCCTAAATCGTTACCACCGATTTTGTATTTATAGCCGGTGCGAAGTTGTAAGATATTGCCAATCGTGTAGCCTGCCC includes:
- a CDS encoding Uma2 family endonuclease, producing the protein MKEKIGFAPTLVYPESDGEPMAETEKHRKVMIDVIDILDQHFQHVPDVHVSGNLLLYYEEGNPRKSVSPDVFMVRGLSKKELRVYKTWEQPPTLDFVLELASPSTFRRDFTEKKELYQNILRVKEYFIYDPYGEIDPDFIGFRLVDDVYEEMEFVEGRLLSETLRLALEARDGLLRLYNPVLGALLEPSWDRVDKAEARATAEARARQEAETRATVEARARQEAEAELAKALAALKSLQTSGEE
- a CDS encoding gamma-glutamyl-gamma-aminobutyrate hydrolase family protein, with translation MRPVIGITFVENIEDDPSNNYIKAVKEFGGIPRTLYPGISEDAYADIDGLLLTGGGDIHPDNFDAEWHPTLYNVDEDRDALEIPICQETIAADLPVFGICRGIQIMSVAMGGSLYQDIPSEFPKEASCQSQIKGVDSRHTIEIEPNSRLNRITGKRTDEVNSAHHQAVREKGEGFEVTARTKEGIIEAMENRSKRFVLGVQYHPERMLETTDFLEHRRKLFEAFIEAASKQ